The Pseudonocardia broussonetiae DNA segment GACCCCACTCCGCCGTGACCGACGCGGCGGTGAACGCCATGACCAGCACGTCGAACCCGTCGATCATGTTGAGCAGGACGCAGACGGCCACGACGCCCCAGCGGAAGCGGGTCATCGGTCCGTCGTCGAGGGCTTCTCGCACGCTCATGCGGCACTCCGTCGTGTCGTGGGTCGTGTCGTCGTTGTGTGGACCGAGCGTGACGGCGGCCGCGCGCGGGACGAACGGTCTTTCCGGATGCCGGAAGACGAACCGCTCCTCCTCGGACTCCTCGTCGGATATCGAGTGGTTGGTGAGTGCGCGCTCAGTTACGCTGGCGGGGTGACCGCCGCCCGTTCCCGCGCCCGCAGGCTCGCGCCCGAGGACCGCAGGCGGGCACTGGTCGACGCCACGCTCCCGCTCGTCCGCGAGCACGGCCTCGCCGTGAGCACGCGGCAGATCGCGGAGGCCGCGGGCGTCGCCGAGGGCACCATCTTCCGGGCGTTCCCGGACAAGGACGCCCTGCTGCGGGCGACGTTCGCCGCGGCGCTCGACCCGGCGCCGACCCTGCGCGCGCTGGCCGACGTCGACCGCTCGGTGCCCCTGCGCGCCCGGCTCGTCGCCGCCGTCACCGTCCTGCAGCAGCGCTTCGAGGAGGTCTTCCGCCTCGTCGACGCCCTGCACGCCGCCAACCCCGAGCACTGCCCGCCCGGCTCCGGGCCCGGGCCGCACGACCCCCGCGCGCTCAACGCGGCGTTCGCCGACGCCCTCGCCGAGGTCGTCGGCCCCGACGGCGGCGCCCTGCGCGTCCCCGTGCCCGAGTTCGCGCGCGTGCTGCGCCTGCTCACCCTCTCCGGCACCCACCCGCGCCTGTGCGACGGGCAGCCGCTCACCGCCGACGAGATCGTCGGCACCCTCCTCGACGGCCTCGCCGCCGCCCCTACCACCACCGAGGACACGTCATGCTGATCCGGCTCCTGCGGGAGTACCTGCGGCCCTACCGCCGCCCGCTGGTGGCGGTCGTCGTC contains these protein-coding regions:
- a CDS encoding TetR/AcrR family transcriptional regulator; protein product: MTAARSRARRLAPEDRRRALVDATLPLVREHGLAVSTRQIAEAAGVAEGTIFRAFPDKDALLRATFAAALDPAPTLRALADVDRSVPLRARLVAAVTVLQQRFEEVFRLVDALHAANPEHCPPGSGPGPHDPRALNAAFADALAEVVGPDGGALRVPVPEFARVLRLLTLSGTHPRLCDGQPLTADEIVGTLLDGLAAAPTTTEDTSC